The following proteins are encoded in a genomic region of Nicoliella spurrieriana:
- a CDS encoding acetylornithine transaminase translates to MTHLIHTYEQFPIEPVDGHDYHLIDKNGKEYVDLAAGIGVCNFGYSNAKIKAAVADQVQHIWHVSNLYENSKAETVAAKLCPKDYLAFFCNSGTEANEAAIKLARKATGKANLVAFDNGFHGRTYGSLSVTGYPHIKDGFSPLVPDIKFVDYNSDASLDAIDDDTAAVIMEVVQGEGGVNVGDYDWLQAVQAKCHDTNTLLIIDEVQSGMGRTGYKFAFEQFDLSPDIITVAKGLANGLPVGAMLAKSKTAAAFTPGSHGNTFGGNKVVMASAEAVLDQLTPEFLKTVQEKGAKLASLLESEIKPLANVKSISGKGLMIGIHLADALKVGDVISQLQSAGFLAISARGNTLRLLPPLVISEDALASAVHQIKQVIA, encoded by the coding sequence ATGACCCATTTAATTCATACTTACGAACAATTTCCCATCGAACCAGTTGATGGACACGACTACCATTTAATTGATAAGAACGGGAAGGAATACGTTGACCTAGCTGCTGGAATCGGGGTCTGTAACTTCGGCTACAGCAATGCCAAAATTAAGGCAGCGGTAGCAGATCAAGTTCAACACATCTGGCACGTTTCTAACCTCTACGAAAATAGTAAGGCCGAAACCGTTGCCGCTAAGCTCTGTCCAAAGGACTACCTCGCCTTCTTCTGTAATTCAGGGACCGAAGCCAATGAAGCAGCCATCAAGCTTGCGCGGAAGGCGACTGGCAAGGCCAATCTCGTTGCGTTCGATAACGGCTTCCACGGTCGGACGTACGGATCACTTTCCGTTACTGGCTACCCCCACATTAAGGATGGCTTTAGTCCATTGGTGCCTGATATCAAGTTCGTTGATTACAACAGTGATGCTTCACTAGATGCAATTGACGATGATACAGCTGCCGTTATCATGGAAGTCGTTCAAGGTGAAGGGGGCGTCAACGTTGGTGACTATGACTGGTTACAAGCCGTTCAAGCTAAGTGTCATGACACCAACACACTTTTGATCATTGATGAAGTCCAATCCGGAATGGGCCGGACGGGCTACAAGTTCGCCTTTGAGCAATTTGACTTAAGTCCTGACATCATCACGGTTGCTAAGGGATTAGCTAACGGCCTCCCAGTTGGTGCCATGCTTGCTAAGTCAAAGACCGCCGCCGCATTCACCCCTGGTTCACACGGGAACACGTTTGGCGGCAACAAAGTGGTCATGGCCTCAGCCGAAGCCGTGTTGGACCAGCTCACCCCTGAATTTTTAAAGACTGTTCAGGAAAAGGGTGCTAAGTTAGCCAGCCTCTTGGAGAGTGAAATCAAGCCATTGGCAAATGTAAAATCAATTTCTGGCAAGGGATTGATGATCGGGATTCACCTCGCAGATGCCCTTAAGGTGGGGGATGTGATTAGCCAACTCCAATCCGCTGGGTTCCTAGCTATTTCCGCACGTGGCAATACACTAAGATTATTACCACCACTCGTGATTAGCGAAGATGCGCTAGCCAGCGCAGTCCATCAAATTAAGCAAGTGATTGCATAG